One Polycladomyces zharkentensis genomic region harbors:
- a CDS encoding DUF2487 family protein, translating to MKWSQLDTTEWGRYAPFLDTLLLPVFRLRFEEKQPKLEEAAGIGAVADLLEKTLTGRVLLLPPIPYSGASPKVFRPYVESVLSQLGGSLFHHLILLVPEDLAEEWGEFQSPDSIKLLVAGVTVYRLVSDQDIQTEAERLQARIIRLWQTG from the coding sequence ATGAAGTGGAGTCAGTTGGATACGACCGAATGGGGGCGGTATGCTCCTTTTTTGGACACGCTGCTCCTGCCGGTCTTCCGGTTGCGGTTTGAGGAGAAACAGCCGAAGCTGGAAGAGGCAGCGGGAATCGGTGCGGTGGCGGATCTCTTGGAGAAGACCTTGACGGGGCGGGTGTTGCTGTTGCCGCCGATTCCATACAGCGGCGCCAGTCCGAAAGTATTCCGACCCTATGTTGAGAGTGTTCTGTCACAGTTGGGAGGTTCCCTGTTTCACCATCTCATCCTGCTCGTACCGGAGGATCTCGCCGAAGAGTGGGGAGAGTTTCAAAGTCCTGATTCCATCAAGCTGTTGGTGGCCGGGGTAACCGTATACCGGTTGGTGTCGGATCAGGACATCCAAACGGAAGCGGAACGATTGCAGGCACGCATCATCAGACTATGGCAAACGGGATGA
- a CDS encoding ReoY family proteolytic degradation factor, producing MSDCVTTSEKKEFIEWFLTHYELQKREASWLLCYLSSEERLLQRVHFVDNLRGLPKTLLISTKCSQMPAFRFQKNRKVYTDVETAFYDIRSCPDEEIYIGLSFKDRATCPEYAAVLEGNPMEKPDLLQEPLLSLMAEMILDKAVQEFQKKHLYRQIDQALAEGNKAAFLQLTEEWKNLLEFNR from the coding sequence ATGAGCGACTGCGTGACGACGTCCGAGAAAAAGGAGTTCATCGAGTGGTTTTTGACCCACTATGAGCTCCAAAAACGGGAGGCCTCCTGGTTGCTTTGCTATCTTTCCTCGGAAGAGCGATTGCTCCAACGGGTTCATTTTGTCGACAACTTACGCGGTTTGCCCAAGACTTTGTTGATCTCCACGAAATGTTCCCAAATGCCCGCGTTTCGTTTCCAAAAGAACCGGAAAGTGTATACCGACGTCGAAACGGCGTTTTATGATATCCGTTCCTGTCCCGATGAAGAAATCTACATTGGCCTGAGCTTCAAAGACAGGGCGACCTGTCCTGAATATGCCGCTGTATTGGAGGGAAATCCCATGGAAAAACCAGACTTGTTGCAAGAACCCCTGTTGAGTCTGATGGCGGAGATGATCCTCGATAAAGCGGTACAGGAATTTCAAAAAAAACATCTTTATCGTCAAATTGACCAGGCGCTGGCCGAAGGAAATAAAGCGGCGTTTTTACAGCTGACAGAAGAATGGAAGAACCTGCTGGAATTCAATCGTTAA